DNA from Podarcis muralis chromosome 13, rPodMur119.hap1.1, whole genome shotgun sequence:
TACCCCctcactctaaaaccccattcaCCCCAAGCTGCCCAatcagcggcggaggaagcctcTTGGGCACCCATGGTGGTGCGCCCAGGGGCGATGCGAGCCATCAATAGGGGCAGGGCGCACcacggggcctccagagtctgcctgcctcctcccactcagccgccctggAGGGGGGAAGGCAgcaggtggaccgtttgggcagcttGCGTGTGCCCAAGCCACAGTGTCTCtaccaggagagatgtgtggctcaggcctgctgcaggccctgcagtgagtgccgcccggcgtTTTGTCACCCCCCTGAGTGGCAACACCTGGGGCAGCCAgcaccccaccccttcctctgcccctgtgcCCAGTAGAGGCTGTTCTAAAGCATTCCAACTAAGTGATGAGCTATAAACTACCTGCAAGACTTGTCTAAAGTCTTGCAAACAAAGGTTGTGCAAGATCTATCTCCCTATCTGAAGAACAAAGCAGGGTAGTAGTATCTGCCAGACATCAGGCTAATTTATAGCCACTGTCTTCTACCCACCCAGACCCATGACGAAACCGGTGATTAGCGTAAGAGAAGCTACGGATGGGTCCCCTTCCGCCTGGCCCAGCACAGCTGAATCCCCTGCGGCACTCAGGAAAAAACAAGGAGATGGATATCCATGCTATTGCTTTTATTGCATAGTTTTttggagttttatttttatttatttcattttaaacatttatctcGTTGACAGGCAACACACAGGAGGCAGTTGCAGACATAAAGGTTAACCAGTACAGCACTTCAGACAGACATATAAACAACCCAAACCAAGGCTGCATTTCTCCAGTCAAAGATGCTATGGGCTGCAGCACCCACAGGACATGGGACCTTGGAGGGAGGAAGATGAGGAAAAGTGCAATGAGCTTGGAATGGACACAGTCACAGATCTgacgcacacacaaaaacccacaagGTTGATGGGGCTCACAGGCAAGGCTGAACATTGTTCCCAGGCCAGATCACCACCCCAATTTCTACACTGCAGCCTAAATGATATTAAAATACGCTGACATTTATGCAGCAGTGTTTAGATTTGTGGAGAGGAGGCCAGGAGGGAGGGCAGCTGCAGGGTCAATAAGACAGGGCAATGCTCCACCCCTATCCTATTAAACTGCCTACACATCTTTTTTTGTAGCAGCTTGAAGATGTAGACAGCAAATAGTCAAAGGACAGGCCTGTATCTCGAGCCAAAAAAACCTGTTGAGAATAAACAAGCTTTGCTGGTCAACACAGAGCTCTCGCACTGAGCTCAAGCATTAACATTTGCAACTTGGTTTATACGGAAACCATTGGCTATTTTGGATCAAAATGAGGCGTTTTTAAAAGAAGAGAGATAATTTCGGCAGCAGCTTACAAGCTTCGTGCCCTGACAGTCTGTTATAGGCAAGTCAGTCCATTTCCCATGTCACAGGGGGCTGGAGTccccaaaactacagttcccatcatgcttTGTGCTCGCAAAGATGAGGACTCCAGCAGCAGCTTGGGCACCACCTGCTCGTTCCATTGTTGCTGCCATGATCTTCTGTTCCCCTCAAAGATTGCCAAGTGTGCTGTTATCCGGCAAGTGCATTTGGCCACATTTATAACACACTCTTAGACACGCTtacacagaagtaagccccatttaacccCAACGGGCCTTGCTTCTGGGTAAGTGGATATAGGCCtgcagttgcccccccccactttcattTAGATCCTGCCTTCatccaaagaatcatagaattgtagagttagaagggaacctgaggatcatctagtccaaccccctgcaaatgcaggaatatgcaactgtcccatacggggatcaaacctgcaaccttggcattatcagcaccatgcagtCATATGTGGGAGTCTCCAGCTGATCTCCCTTCCAAGTAGTGACCCCCAAGGCTGGCTGCTGCCTCACATTCCTTCAGAACATGCAGTGGGCCCCTCCCCTAATTAGttaatcccacctttcctctaattATTTTCGGATAGTGTATATATTATGGTCCCTCCCTACttttttattctcacaaccaccCTCTAAAGTAGCTAAGGCTGAGAGCAGGCCATCAGGCAAAGATCACAGAACTTGAGTGGGGATTTCAGAGTGATTCTCCCCAATACAAATCTGACCCACTAACTCCTACATCATACTGGTCCCTTTTATCAGGAACCTTTCAATAGGTTAGAATTAGCTGTGTTAACATTTTGCGCAGCAAAGAGTTCTGTGTTGCAAAGGGCACGGCTATCCATCAGAACTCGCTTTCTACAACTTCTTTTAAATGAGTTACGTAAGCTTCCACCCCACAAATGAAACTGACTCAAGCCACAGTGTGAGGAGGTGGCTGAATATTGTTTGTTAAGATGCAAACCTCCTTCACAGAACCCCAGTCCCTGAGTTTCCTGGCCAGGAGCCATGACAGCTCGACTGGTTACAAACTGATTTAGGAGAATACGTCTTCAGACATGCTTCTACCCCTTCACCAACTTCAGGCCTTGcactaaaaaagaaataaatctccAAAACCATTCGCCATATTTGCCTGTGTTCAAAAACGTTTCTCCGCTATCACAAGGGACTAGAACCTTGGTTGTTTAACAACAGCAGTGCTAGAAATCTCAGCCAATTAAACATGCAGCAGGTCCCAGATTAAAAGACACAGTCTTGCCTGCCAGTTTATTTTCTCTGAGCTAAGCATTCTGGTGCAGACATGAAGATGTTAACAGTGAGGACGATGAGGTTGAGATGCGACAGGGGATGGGAAGAGCTGTAAGGCAACCTTGTAAACCTCTACCAAACACATGAGTAGGTCAGGGCGAGTTATTGACACCCCAGCACAGATCTAGGCATTAAAATTAAGAGCAGCGATTATACAggctccagaataaattaagagCAATAAGCAGCTGAATAATTTCTTCCTTGGCATAATTTGCATTCTATtccccaacatatataaataccAAGCTCGTATGCATTACTACTTTGAAGGAGGGGGGTGGTATCCTGTGTTCTTCCAGTGGATATATCTGATAACAATCTTTGATGGTTGCTAAGCGAGTGAGGGCAAACCTTGAGGGTTGCATGCCACTAAATTCTGCTCAGACTCGCTGAAATTTATGTCCATAATGGGTGTGCAACATTGGACACAACCCTGAATAGTGCTCCTCCAAGAATTCTGCACGCAAGCCCCGATCCCGAAAAAAACCAACTTATTTCCGCATTGCTGAACTTCCCTCCCACCAGTACAAAAAGTGTTTCTGAGGGGACAACAGAGTGTGGTGCCAAGTGCTGGAATTGACAGTCACCAGCTGAGGCCCATATCCCAGGAGGGGGATCCAGGGCTCTGCTCCTCCTCAGTGTCGCTGCTGTTCTCCCAACCCTCTCCAAGAGCACAACCAGTGACAGGAGCAAGAATAAGTGCCACCCTCCAGCTACATTGTCCTCCCCATTTCGGACAGTGGGGTTTGCGACaagaaggacacccccccccccaaatgcggGATCTGGAGCAGGCGCTGCGAGAGTGAACCGGATCTCCTCAGGGCGATTCTAAAGCTACTCTTCTTGATGCTGGAACAAGTCAAGTATTTAAAGCTACGGTAATCGAAGTTAAGACTGTGCAACGTTATAGGAaatatctgtttgtttttaaagtgcaacAAGCAGCAAACAGAGAAGCGATGCTTCCCAAGACACTGCCTATGAGGTAAGCCACAAATAGAGTTGTATAATATACATTTAAAAGGGGTGTGGggaaggggtgtggggagagaggaggctcAGGCCCACGGAAGAAAGTGTTCCGCCTTGTAACCTGGCAGGCTGGGTGAGGGTTGTGGCCTGCTGCGTGCCTGAAGACATCTCCCGCTGCCTGTTTTTGCAGTCCCAGGCAAGCAGCAAAGTTTGGCGAGGGCCCTGGAAGTCCCACACAGGGCTGGCGAGCTGCAGGAGCTTGGTGGCTCTGCACAATTGTTATCTGGACAGTAGAAAACCCTCTCAAGAGACAATCGTTCCTTGCTTCGTGGCCCCGCTTAATACGACCGTGAGCCTACGCTTTCATGCACTGACACACACAGTTCTGTCGTCCtttcctcatcccccccccccaaaagccagaTCTGTGGAAAGATCTAcataatttaaagcacattaaatgCTCATAGCTTTCCCaaaaaatcatgggaactgtagtccgtcCCCCCAGAGCGCTACCGTTCccggcacctttaacaaactgcagttccatggattcttggaggggtgggggaggccaTGTGCTGTGAATGTGTGTTGACGGTGCTTTAAAAGAATGGATCTGCCCTTTTCTGATCAACACTTCTTAGTGATGGATTCACCAGCTCCCACTAGCAACTTGTGGGAAATAGGGAGAGAGTGGGAAAAAGGCCATGCTAAAGTATTACTAATAAAATGCCTAGGAACGTTCACAtgaacaaagaaaataaaaaatcttgGTCCCTTCGATCGGCTTTCCTTTTCAAACAGCAGTCATTTAAGCCCACGCTAATGGCAGAGGATCCCAGAATTCCCCCCGTTTCCTCCTGAGTCGGCCTTACATGCCACCTAAACAACCACATAGCAACTGCCACAGAGGGTCTTTTTCCCAGAGAGGAAGCTCCCCTCCTTGCTGTGGCAGGCAGAGGTCTCTGTGTTGCCTCCCAACAGTGTCATTCATATGCTCCGATTACAGGGATCAAAATGACAGCCTGGCTCTCAGGAGGTTTCTGTGAGATGGAAACTTTGCAGGATGGCCtttcctttgtaaaaaaaacctgctCTCCCCCACACATGCACTTCTCTGGCTACATTCAGAGTGAAGACAAAAACCAGCAGCTAAAGAACGTAAAAACTGCTTGTTAACCTAACGGGACCGTGAGCAGTCGTGTTAACAAAGAGCAGCCAATGGCCCAAGTCCAGGCCTacctaggccacattcacaccttacatttaaaacaCCACCACACCGCTTTAAACAAccatggcttgccccaaagaattctgggagctgtagtgtgAGCCTTGTTAGGccatccctattcccctcagagtttaaaattcccagaatggtttaaggatcaatcccctccccccccccccaacacctctcagcacccttaacaaactacatgtcCCAGAAGTCTTTGGCGGAAAGCCGCAACTGTTTAAATTGGTTTCGTGGTGCTTTCAATGCATGGCGTTGATGTGTCCACTGCAGGGAGGAATCTCATTTCCACCTTTCATTGCAAAGTGTTTTTTCCCCAGATGCAAATGGTGTCCCACAGTGGCTAAagagatgcctgtggaaagcccacagacaggacatgagcacaaccgCACTCTCTCACTCATGCTCCCCAGCAGCCAGGATTCAGAGGCTTGGATACTGGAGGCATCGTGAGGAAGAGCCAACAATGGCCTTATCCTCTGCGAATCTTTCTAACCGCCTTTTAAAACAGTCACGCTTAACAATGTACTCTGCGAAGAGAAAAGACAGAACAAAGGAAGTAGTGTGGGACTTTCAGCAAATTAGGAACCCTATTATGTTTTGCTCCAGTGCTGGCCTAGATGTCAACCCACTAGGTCGACTTTTGATATACAGGCTTTCTCCCATGAGGAAGTGGGGGAAAGTTTTGCCGGTGGAATTTGCCAACTTAAATCTCCTGATTCGACATCTCTTAAGAGACACAGACAAATACATGTATGGTGAACATCATTTcatatacgcacacacacacatatccattaCAGTATTGGATCATTTTAATTGCTTGTTAACCCCCACATAGtggggagaaaagaataataacaaACCGCCCTACCAAAGTTAAGCCCCCACccgtgagaagaagaaaaaattccaGTTACATTCATCAAGTTTATTCCTAGAGAGAGCCAGATTCGGAGGTCATTAGTGCAGGGGTTGGGGGTCAGCCCCATCCCCTTTCACTACACCTCCGGCTGGCTAGAAAGGAGCCATAGAAGGCTGTCGAGAAAGTGGTCCCTTCCTTGCCCTAAATGTCCTTGGTCGCCCTCTGAAGAAGAGGTGGCCGAAGAACCAAACACAACTCTGAAGAAAGATGGCAGATCTCCCTTCCCAGGGTAGacaaagagaggaggggaaacgGCTGCCTTCGGTTCTGTTAAGGGTTTAAGAGGGGGCGGTGGTGTCAAATAGAAGTTAGTGTTTTGTGGGCTGCCTCTTACATTCAACTCCCTGCTACAGTGGTCTCACTGCTTTCACACACCCCCCCACCCTGCTTCCACCCCGGCTGAGCAGACCGTACAAAGACGAGGAGCAGCAAGCAAGGCTTAGTGTTCTCTAAGTGGCTTCTTGTGAACCACAGGCAAAAGGGGGCTGCAAGTTCGGGAAGAGAGGGTGGCCTCAAAGGGGTCAGGGGGCTCCCATTTAGCAGGAGAGAGGTGTGTGATTCAGCAGAAGACACAAAAAgagtggagagagagaacaaCACTAGAAATTGGGACATGACTCTTGGTCCCACGGCTTGAAGGAAAGTTGGTGTGGAACGTGCATTTCCCCAGTCCACTCAGTGCCCCACTCATCTCTACAACCCACACCAGTATCTCTCTCCCCATCACTTCAGACATGGTCCTGAACCATGAGCTGCAAAGGGATGGGAGTCTTCAGTGTTGCTGCCCCAGACTGGCAAGCAGGGTGGTGCAGAGGTGTCCCCCGTCTCTGGGACAAGTGGTTGGAAAAGTGGAATAGAAGGGCCTCCCCAAAAAGGAACAAGGTGGAGAGGATGGTGGGTCCTTGTAGGGGAGGAAAGGCTACATCACTTCTCGACCCAAACCACACCAAGGGTCCTGTAGCCAAGCTGCTCCTTCTTGATGGGAGATGCAAAACAGGCTGGCAAAACCAGGCCTATGCAGgtgggtgaggaaggaaggaggaggtcaACATTCAAAAGGTTGCATGGACAGCAGCAGAGGATCATGGGGAGTGGGCAAGACTTGCCACCCAAAGGCTCATTAAAGGAATATATGGTATGTGTGTGCCAAGGCCTAGAAGAGCAGAGGGAGGTTTTAAGCAGCTTGCCATCTGGGTGGCTGGAGGGGGCACTGCAAGTCAGAACGCCCACCCGCTACCCACACAGACAGTACCCCCAATCCCAAGCCTCAGGGTCCCTCTTTGCAGCAAAGGGGCAGAAGAGAACGAAAGTTGCGTCAGATCTGCGAAGTGCTCCCGCATCCTGGGTCAGAACGCTGTGATCTTCACCTGGTTCACGCCGGTGATTAGATTGGCCACCGAGTGGTGGATCTGCCCCTGGATGGGGCCGTACTCCACCCTCTCTCCGTCAATGGTGAGGATGCCCTTGCGAGTGAGGGGCTCGATGCGGAAGGCCCGGACGGGAATGTGGATGAAGTGGGGGCACTCTATGTCAAAGTGAGTGCCCTTCTCCGTGGCCAAGAACAAGCGGATCAGGGCTGCCCGGGAGATGCCCGCCTTGATGTAGAAAAGGTGGATGAGGCCGTCGTTGAAGCAGGCAAAGGGCGCCATGAACAGGTCGGCTCCCAGGTGAGACTGGTAGATGGCCAGCACAGAGACAaagtcctcctccactgtcacCCACGACTTGGGCACCGGCTGGTCCAGAGGCGCCAGGAACTCGTCTGGGGGGCCGTGCACCTGCCGGGGAGACAGCGAGACGCCAGGCGCGCTCATGGGCAGCCCGGCCTCCCTGCGGTCAGCCACGAGCTCCTCCGACAGGTTCTCGAAGCTGAAGCTGGAAGAGTggaagctggaggaagagggtggggagCTGGGCGAGGGGGTGGGCTCGTCGGCAGGCTCCACCTCCTGGAAGCAGAGGGCGTGGCGTTCCTTGCACAGGCCCAGGTCAGAGACGGTGCGGTGGAGCGGCCCGTGCTGGAAGGGGAGGCTCCCGTTGGCCGCCATGGTGATGCTGCGCAAGATGGGGCGGTGGGCCGTGCCCTCCGGGGCGGGCAGGTAGGAGAGGCGCCCCCGGTAAGTGTTCAAGGAGGCCAGGCGGACCATCGTCCCCAAGGTGAAGCGAGCCGGGCCGATGTGCCGGAACTTCTCGCTCTCAATGTCCACGTCGGAGATGAAGCCCCAGGCCACGCTCAGGAAGGAGAAGGAACGGGAGCCCGACGCGGTTGTGACCGACACCAGGTCCAAGGGGGTCACCGCCCCGTGGCAAAGCAGGAGGGTGCAGTTTGTGAGCAGCTCCTGGCCCAAGGTCTGCTCAAACCTGCCCGACAGAGTGAGAAATGTGTCAGGGTTGGAGAAGCTCACTTGCACATGCAATCAAATGGTGAGAGGCtcccaagaggggggggggacaaacactGCCGCAATGTGGGGTGCAGAGGCTGCATTTGTCACGGGGCAACAGTAGCACTTACATTTCTGTTCAGCCGGCGAACAATAGCCACATGTGCAAAACGAGGAAGAAAGATATAAATAGCTCAGGGCCGTAATACCTCAAgaaccgcctctctccatatgaacctacctggaccctgcgaACATCCTCTGAGTTggagacacactttttagacatgcatcattttgtgacacagtaattcagtttttctagcaaactggaggttaaattaacccctttccagccccggagGAGCGTGGGGAGGGTTTGTGCAActcacctacacactgcagctgacacactagcATATTGCAACAcaaagtttgggaagctctgttatacacctttagatgtcaggcaaaaatgttcctcttcatccaggctgattgacatctgatgccgttttaaatgtgttgtggaagggggggCGGGATATTgatttgttgttcttatttttactatgCATTTGTGGTTTCTATATTGCaactttatgctgtgaaccaccccgaGATCCATGGATGAAGAGTGgtgtacagaggtaccttggaagtcgatcttgcagccaatcggtagccacggaagccccatggGACATTCGGCTTACAAAataatgttcgaaaactggaacacgcACTTCCAGTTCTCAATTGTTCGGGAGTTGGAATGTTCGATttccaaggcgttcgggagccgaggtacgaccGGACTAATATAAAGTGTCCCAGACACAAGTGTAGTTTGAATGCTGGACTACACCTGGGTAGACCCAGGTTCGAATCCACATCCATCCGAGAATCTCACTGGCTAACCTTAAACCAGTCCCTCTCCTTCAGCCTCAGCCTACACCtcacagggtttgtttgtttgtttattattaaatttttattaaactttcatAACTCACAGGGTTTGTTTCGAGACTAAAAGGGaaaaatttgtatcctgccttaaACTTCTTGGAGGAACGGCAGGATGAAAGCACAATAAATAATGACCATGATTATGGTAATTAGTCCTCAGCATTGGCCAAGCTGCTGATGTAACTTGCTCCCTACCCTTGAAAATGCAAAATTACTTGCTCAAAATTACTGCAGCAAGttgaacagtcagctctgaaacTGCAATCTGGCCTGGGAGCCCTGCCAACCAGTACCAGGTGAGTGGGAGCCTAATTAGCTGAAGAAgcagcactctgtgtatgcttgCAGGGATTCTTAAATGCATCACCTTCACATATCCAAAAGTAGAGATCAGGTCCGGCTGAAGATGGAGCCCCAAGTATAGCCTGCTCCCCTGCTTCCCAGAAGTGGTGTGGTGCAGAGcccgtgtggtgcagtggttaatgtacagtggtaccttgggttacatacgcttcaggttacatacgcttcaggttacagactccactaacccagaaatagtaccttgggttaagagctttgcttcaggatgagaacagaaatcgtgctccggcggcgcggcggcagcaggaggccccattagctaaagtggtgcttcaggttaagaacagtttcaggttaagaacggacctccggtatgaattaagtacttaacccgaggtaccactgtactgaaactgggagtcccgggttcaaatccctgctcagccataaagctcacttgtatgaccttgggccagtcactgcctctcagcttaagcTGTGAGGATGAGAATTGTGTGCATGTCaccgtgagctccttggaggaaaaggtgggataaaaattgtACTAAATAATACAATCACTGCTGCGGTTTCTTTGTAGGAAAGCTTTCGTAGTGCAAACACAACCTAAAAGCAGCAATGTGAAGCAACTTTGGTAAcaacaaatacaaatttaaatatgcattttttaaaaaaaaataagcaagAAGATAGACAAAGAATATCCGTTAAGCTTTCCCACTTACCCAGCTCTGAAGTTTATGGCTGCAGCTACTGCATTTCCAGACCCACAAGGGAGAATACCAAGGGGCATTTTTATGGCTTCTTCCCAGTCCGGCCGTTCCATCAAGCCATTAAtcacctggaaggaaggaaggaagaagtaaGGAGGAGATAGGAAAGTATTCATAACCTACAATCCTAATAATGCAGGAAATGggatgtgttttggggggggggacacacccaaGAACAGCAGTCTGCAAATTCACGATCCAAGAAACCCAAAATTCTCTCACTGAAGGAACTGGGAGAGCAAAGAAGCTTCTGTAAAGACAGCTGGACCTTCCGCTTTTGATCCATTCCAGCAAAGTGCCTTGTAAAGGGAGGGCTGGGGGGAATTCTAGGCCTGGTTCTCAGGGGAATTGCAGTTCCTGGGCCCTGGAAAGTCCCTGAAGATGACAAGTTCAAAACCCAAACAGGGGCACCAAAGCCTATCATGCATTTTCTTCACTGCTCTAATTTGCAAATGTCTGAGTCAGGCTTTTTTGATGCAGTGTTCAGCCTTGCCCTTGGACCCATGAGGTCTTGaaactctgaagaagaagaagaactactATGACTACACCAGGACATTCACACACATGCCCCAAAGCAGTGAAGTGGGTCTTATGTGCCACAGTTCTAAGGGAGAACAAAAGGGCAACTCAGGAGACAAGTAACAGGAATGGGCCCTAGTAAGTAGCCTAAGGGGAAGGTTCCAGGAGGCTGGAAGGCCAGTGCCTTGGCTAGCACTTTGTGAACAATACCTCATATAGAAGCCCATCTCCTGAAATGGATACAATGCCATCCCACTCAGCCAAGTTGATGTTCTGTACCAGCTCCCGGGCATGGTTCTGTCTCTCTGGGGCAGAAAAGGAATAAATAGCATACAGATTAGTAGCAATTCAAAGCCACACTCCCACCCGAAGAAACTGATTCAGTGGCTGACCACCAGGAGACGATTTTGACCTGTTCTGTATGCCTTGTCTACAAGTGAATGGAAACAGCAAACTGTTTGGGAgaaattattattgctgctgctgaaattatatttgcatgcatacgtgtgtgtgtgtgcgtgtgcatatgCATATACATACACATTATACAAATATAAACGCATGGGCATCACAATTTATTGCTGCCGTGATTGAAAGCTTTGAGGCCATACATTTAGAAGATGAATATACATTTAACTTTCTAGCATTTAACGCTAATGATTACTTAGGAGTTAAGAGCTATTTAAGTGCTCAAGAAGCTTTGCGTACCTTCTTTCAGTAATCTGGGATCATTACCCCCTTGTCACAGGCTGCTGTACAGAAGGACTGAGGCTGCTGTTTGCCTAGCAAGTTGGTGGCTGAGGCGACATTTGAACCAGGGACTTATGGCTCACAGGTTCTATGGCTCTTGCCTAGCCACcgccaccaccactactactgctgttttttgtttaaacaaaagtaaggtaaagataaagggacccttgaccattaggtacagtcgtggccgactctggggttgcggcgctcatcttgctttactggccgagggagtcggcgtacagcttctgggtcatgtggccagcatgactaagccgcttctggcgaaccagagcagcacacggaaacgccgtttaccttcccgccggaagtgcacctatttacttgcactttgacgtgctttcaaactgctaggttggcaggagtaaacAAAAGTATCTGTTCCCAAATATTGTTGTGTTCCCATTTTTAACTGAGTTTCACTTAAGAGCAGCCCTGCTAGTTCGGTAAAAAAAGAGCCCCACAACAAATGCATGACGGATGACAGCAACCCTCCTTTTCTGTAGATCCCCCGTTGTCTTATATTCAAAGATGGACTGCCCCTAAACACGCTGGCTCCATTGAGCTAGTATGGCTCAGAGTCACCAGTAAGAACCAGCCTCCTCCAAtttgtctaccccccccccaactccactTTTGAATCCATCTACAGGCTGTGTTTCCTCTCCCCACATCCACAGGAAGCACTGAGGGCcaccaagctagatggctttgaaaCAATTAGACATATTCATGGCCACGCTCTGTGTGTTCTTACCCCCCACGGCATCCATTCCCCTTGCCCCTTGAAGGCCACCTTCCGTCTGCTGCCACCTCACCTGTCTGGATCAAGTTGAAGCCGATGTCCGCCTCCGTGATCATGGGGAGGATGTGATTCTGGCAC
Protein-coding regions in this window:
- the SPHK2 gene encoding sphingosine kinase 2 isoform X1 — protein: MNMFLGACGEGSETLLHGEFGAHPPKGTRYALSLTRTELHIQRLVPKPDTDHRTVLQLIDVVGCHTMRSHTIANQSAFFSVYAYPLKKRKVAVSSGRVRQRTARTFQVDSAECYEDNLKVAERWAAAIKCLVLGIPISSETEISRSLLPRPRRLLLLLNPFGGKGNALQWCQNHILPMITEADIGFNLIQTERQNHARELVQNINLAEWDGIVSISGDGLLYEVINGLMERPDWEEAIKMPLGILPCGSGNAVAAAINFRAGFEQTLGQELLTNCTLLLCHGAVTPLDLVSVTTASGSRSFSFLSVAWGFISDVDIESEKFRHIGPARFTLGTMVRLASLNTYRGRLSYLPAPEGTAHRPILRSITMAANGSLPFQHGPLHRTVSDLGLCKERHALCFQEVEPADEPTPSPSSPPSSSSFHSSSFSFENLSEELVADRREAGLPMSAPGVSLSPRQVHGPPDEFLAPLDQPVPKSWVTVEEDFVSVLAIYQSHLGADLFMAPFACFNDGLIHLFYIKAGISRAALIRLFLATEKGTHFDIECPHFIHIPVRAFRIEPLTRKGILTIDGERVEYGPIQGQIHHSVANLITGVNQVKITAF
- the SPHK2 gene encoding sphingosine kinase 2 isoform X2, producing the protein MLWTKAPSGEISRSLLPRPRRLLLLLNPFGGKGNALQWCQNHILPMITEADIGFNLIQTERQNHARELVQNINLAEWDGIVSISGDGLLYEVINGLMERPDWEEAIKMPLGILPCGSGNAVAAAINFRAGFEQTLGQELLTNCTLLLCHGAVTPLDLVSVTTASGSRSFSFLSVAWGFISDVDIESEKFRHIGPARFTLGTMVRLASLNTYRGRLSYLPAPEGTAHRPILRSITMAANGSLPFQHGPLHRTVSDLGLCKERHALCFQEVEPADEPTPSPSSPPSSSSFHSSSFSFENLSEELVADRREAGLPMSAPGVSLSPRQVHGPPDEFLAPLDQPVPKSWVTVEEDFVSVLAIYQSHLGADLFMAPFACFNDGLIHLFYIKAGISRAALIRLFLATEKGTHFDIECPHFIHIPVRAFRIEPLTRKGILTIDGERVEYGPIQGQIHHSVANLITGVNQVKITAF